The proteins below come from a single Myxocyprinus asiaticus isolate MX2 ecotype Aquarium Trade chromosome 28, UBuf_Myxa_2, whole genome shotgun sequence genomic window:
- the LOC127418613 gene encoding gastrula zinc finger protein XlCGF57.1-like, with translation MLIMREQVDVIHTGEQQMLQTPVKIEVMQEEIKEENTTEEQQTDEDDDEQQMLQTPVKIEVMQEEIKEENTTEEQQTDEDDEQKMLQTPVKIEVKQEEIQEENTTEEQQTDEDDDDFIPSGKSQEESQKLNEVEEKLQYQKHHDFTTGEKSLSGSKTKKSFSPKKPQKRAAKNTFTCHQCGKGFTDKTKLNVHIRIHTGEKPFSCHHCGKSFVQKASLNVHIRVHTGEKPFTCNQCGKSFTSKGNLDVHTRIHTGERPFTCHHCGEGFTDKRNLKYHTMIHTGEKPYTCHLCGKGFIDKRNLNNHTRIHTGEKPYTCHLCGKSFTQKGNLDVHTRVHTGERPFTCHQCGEGFIDKRKLKNHTMIHTGEKPYMCHMCGEGFIDNRNLKYHTMIHTGEWPFTCHQCGKGFIDKRYLNDHTSIHTGEWPFTCHQCGKGFAYAASLKDHLQRHSGERPFKCDKCGQTFVLTAGLKQHLKTHTKEKL, from the exons atgttaatcatgagagagcaggtggatgtgattcacactggagaacagcagatgctgcagacaccagtgaagattgaagtgatgcaggaggagataaaagaagaaaacacaacagaggaacaacaaactgatgaagatgatgatgaacagcagatgctgcagacaccagtgaagattgaagtgatgcaggaggagataaaagaagaaaacacaacagaggaacaacaaactgatgaagatgatgaacagaagatgctgcagacaccagtgaagattgaagtgaaacaGGAGGAGATacaagaagaaaacacaacagaagaacaacaaactgatgaagatgatgatgattttattccttcag gAAAAAGTCAAGAGGAAAGTCAAaagctgaatgaagtggaggagaaacttcagtatcagaaacatcatgatttcacAACTGGAGAAAAGTCTTTGAGTGGTTCAAAGACTAAGAAGAGTTTCTCACCAAAGAAGCCTCAAAAAAGAGCAGCCAAAAAtactttcacatgccatcagtgtggaaaaggtttcacAGATAAAACAAAACTTAATGTACACATTaggattcatactggagaaaagcctttctcATGTcatcactgtggaaagagttttgttcAAAAAGCAAGTCTTAATGTGCACAtaagagttcacactggagagaaacctttcacatgtaatcagtgtggaaagagtttcacaagtAAAGGTAATCTTGATGTACAtacaagaattcacactggagagaggcctttcacatgccatcattGTGGAGAAGGTTTTACAGATAAAAGAAACCTGAAATACCACACAatgattcatactggagagaagccttacacgtgcCATCTGTGTGGAAAAGGTTTCATAGATAAAAGAAACTTAAATAACCACACAaggattcatactggagagaagccttacacttgccatctgtgtggaaagagttttacacagAAAGGTAATCTTGATGTACACAcaagagttcacactggagaacGGCCTtttacatgccatcagtgtggagaAGGTTTCATAGATAAAAGAAAACTTAAAAACCACACAatgattcatactggagagaagccttacatgtGCCATATGTGTGGAGAAGGATTCATAGATAATAGAAACCTTAAATATCACACAATGATTCATACTGGAGAGtggcctttcacatgccatcagtgtggaaaagggTTTATAGATAAAAGATACCTTAATGACCACACAAGTATCCACACAGGAGAGtggcctttcacatgccatcagtgtggaaaagggTTTGCATATGCAGCTAGTCTCAAAGATCATCTCCAACGTCACTCTGGAGAAAGGCCATTtaaatgtgataagtgtggacaaacatttgttttgactGCAGGCCTAAAACAACATCTGAAAACGCACACAAAAGAGAAGCTTTAA